gactgaaaatgacaaaagatTCAGCAAGTATTTTTAAACTCCACCCTGCTCATTATCTGACAGGCAGCGTCACAGGGAAGACGAAGGTTGCAGCAATAGACTGGCAAAGACTGGTGACATGAGCACATGGGAGTAATTACGGCATTCATGTCTTGGACTAGACGTACCTGGGAGTCCCAAAATCAACAGCAAACACCCTCACGATGCCTGCGGTTTCTCTGTTTGTAAGTGCTTTTGAATATGGATTGGTGATGGGGTGTGTGGATTGGTGATGGGCTTAGTAAATGTGGTAAATTTTGCACTAACTGGTGCCCAATAGCTCAGTGGGGAgggcaggcaccccatgtatgAAGGgagtgtccttgctgcagcggctgcaggtTCGATTCCActctgtggccccttgctgcatgtcatcccttctctctttcccccttttCACACTTAATCTGTCCTGTCGTATTaaggcaaaagccaaaaaaaaaaattgttttaaaaatttaaaaaatacagcaacattttgccCTTTTTTATACATTCAAAACATTTCAGTCGTAATTTAGAGACCATCATCCGATGAATTAGTTATTGTTTTGTTATTCATCTCCATCTGTAAAAGTACCTGGTGGTAACAATAAATCAAGGGCTGCCCTTGACTAAGAATTTTCTGACTattcgcctgcatgtttacaatattaatttaattattaaatgatatattttggtggtttgagttgaaggtgtgagaaagaatagtatcagtaacattgttaacactgtgctacattacagagaaatacaaaaccgtactaatgaaccttcattaatataggcctatattttatctacaagtgcacgtcacacactgagcgagccgcctgttaatgacgctgtgggctaatgggcatgtagctacttccatgtttcacatgatacgtcatgtttgtagtcgaccaatgaagatgagtttacatatcaccttgggtgatccttcaccttctcaaaatgatcccacactttggatttcctgcccgacatgttattaactagcctgtggaataaccgcaggtaccagccctggaaattaacctgactcctgtctgactgctgagtgtggacacttcctgtgtctgtcctttcaaatgaAATTCCCACATGTTCCAGTCATACAGGTTTGGATTGATGTTGTCAAGGTGCAGCTCCCAAAAGATTTCAcctctccttcttttttttctttttttttcttttttttttgcaaccaagcgaccaatgaaatcttgccgactaatgaccttaaTGGTCAACTAACATTTGgccgactattagggggcagtcCTAAATAAAACCCACAGCAACTAAACTTTTCAgttatgtttttaaatcaaaccaCCTGCATTGTTTTAACTTCTTAATGGCTTTAATTAATGAACAAATTATTTCCCAATTTGAATTCAAAATTTTAGGTATGATTTCTCTGTTGAACATCACAGTGGTTGAGGTGTACGGTAGTGGGAAGTATAGTGAAATATAGCTGGCATTAACACCTGAAATGTTTGCTCACTGTTTAGTTTCAAAATTAGACCATTGGACATAAGACCCAATACTGGCGGACATCTTGGATTTTACCTCTCACAGTCCTCAGATGTTATGCTTTTCTTATAAAATGCATTGTTATAATATGAGAGCTTAACCACTGTACTACAGAACCGGCTTTTCAGCTAAGCATGTAATACACTTTGGTATGATGTCTGTGCATTAACTTAAGTGTCCCTGTTTTCTTATGATGTCCTAAATCCTGAGCATCTGTTTCTACATATTCTGgacatgtttttaataattGTTCCAGGTTATGACTATTACCTTGAGCATTCGTGGGCAAAATGTGCAAAGATGATGCGTCCTCACTAGTGTCACACCTCTTCAACAACTCACATGTTCACAATGTCTGTTCTTTTGAATGCGTACTCAATCTATTAATAACTCTGTAAACACGGCATCTCCCTCCCTTATTATAGTCTTTAACTTTAGATATGCTACTCTTCAGGTTAATGCCTACATCGTCAACACATAGTGGCTTCCCTTTTAGTGAAAGCAACTGGAAAAAATCTCCAACAGCAAACTCACTTACATtaccaaaagaaaaataacGACTTTGTTTCACCTGCCAAAATCTGCAATGAACATATGCTATCTTTTTTCACTACattggtagaaaaaaaatttTGTGCACTAATCTGACTCTTCATCAAGTCATCTCCAAATCCGACATGCAGCatgatttaaatgtattaaaggATTTTTGGCGAGGAAGAAAGAAAGCCCGTTTTGCTTCCCTCTCTGTCACCGTTTCTTTCCATTTCTCTGTGTAttggtgggaaaaaaagggaTGAGTCTTTTACTCACCCCTCGCTTCCTCCTCTTCGTCTTTTATGGCGAGCTGTGTGGGAGACAGAAGAGTGGAGTGAAGGAGGGAGTGAACGTGAAGGGGAATTGAAGATGACAGATAATAGTGGGGAATTGAAAGAGTTGCAGAGAGGATGTGGCAGCGGGAGATGAGGTGGCGCAGTGCTTCGGTAATACACCAAACGCCACCAGCTTCCACCTCATCTCCTCTTTTCCTTTGACTTCATCTTCTTTTCTCCCTTCTGCTCCCATCACCCTGCCTTAtcctcctccctcttttctTCCATGTGTGATTGTGCTCATATCAGCTGAAGTATTATGTATATTTCACATATATTTTAATGAGAAGACGGAGTTGTTACACAAGGTAACACCTCTCTATCCAAAGATATTAGTGCCTGAGCTGCTGTATTAGTGCTTGTTGACTGACAGATTTCTTTCCCACAACACGACCCGAAAAGTGCATCAGCATCTCATTTAGAAACgcttacattttcttttaatcgTAGGCCTTCAAATTTTGTCAGTTGATATCAATAATTATCACACTTGAAAGAAATCATGAATagattttttaagtttaaaggcTGATTTTTGCTCCTGAAGTCAAATCTGAAGAAACCAGACGGTAATTGTAGCTTAAATTACGATTTAATGTCAGAATGTGTCAACTTTTGCCAAACAGTATGACATTTAACAATTCTGAGGTAGTTTTAAAACCattataatcaaaataatgtcaataaataaaacagcaaatagATAAAGAACTCTGACCCAGGAGACAGGGGTTTGTGTCCTCTGAAGCCAAATGTTAATGTTGAGTTATTCTATGTTACATATATACGTACGCCACATTGTCACGTTACAATAAGTACATATTGTGACAACTAGGGATGTTCCTAATGACTAATTTCCCTGACATTAAAATGAGGTTTGAATCATGACTCGGGACTTACCtgacttgactcaggacttcGTAGCCAAGATGAGAGTCTTATCTTACTTTGTCCCACCTCTGGTAATTCATTTTCAGATTGTGGGACTTAGACATGGCTAAAGATCCATGTGCAGATTAGTGTGATTACACTCTTAATACTTGTGTTAAGCCGTTAACATGAACCTTTTTGAGCTTCTGGTTCAGCCTCACAGCATTCTGTTAATGCAGCACATGAATGTAAAACGCTTCATTCTCACAGAGGACTCTCACTCTCCCTTCTCTCTTCTCTGCCCTCACATTCACTCCGTCAGGCTCCCACTCATGCCTCATtcattcctctcctccctccactggaccaccatcctctcctcctcttcctccttgtcCTCCCCCATCTTCAGCTGGACCTCACTCCTCCCTTGCCCCTCTTCACAGCCCTGTTCCCGCTCCGCCTTTCGTTTCATACCCAGCAGTGGAGACCCTCGGGGGGTCTGTGCTGAACAAGCTACTTCAGATTCATGTGATGCATTGCTTGGAGGTCACAGGCAGAGTTggctcttttttcccccttacctcagtgttttgtttttttcttcttttttattcccCTGCACATTGTATGCTTAATGTGTTCAGatgttcaacattttttttgagGATGGATTAGAGTGCAAGAATAAATCTTGCTGCGTAAGCGCTGAGTGTCCCCGTTTCTTGACCGTACTGCCTGTGAGTGGTTAAAGAGGAAATCCCACTGAAAAGCCAAGAAAACCGCTCATGTTCAGATGCTTTGAGTCCACtttaatgtgctatttaaatcaattttttatCATAGCAGAGAGAAAATGTAGGTGAAATGACTCAGGCAGATGTGTAGAAGTAGGAACAGATGAGGATTATCTGTAATCCATGTGTCACAATGTATTTTTGGAATATTATGATCATACCTATAAAGAAGTACGTTTTATGACATCTCATACACATTTGGCAAGTCCTCAATGAGAAGCAAAGACAGTGTAGATAATGATGCACTTGACAATGTTGATTTTCTGTTCTGTCAGCTCACTCTATTCCATGTATGCTTCACTTTATCTTTGTCCCGTAATAAAAGGCTACAGAATGGAAATAAAATCGAACCATTTAATCAACATGATCATCAGAATAAATTATGTACAGCTCACTGCACAGAGCAGGCCACAGCACTGCCATGAACAGGCCTCTGATTCTCAGTGTGGGCAGTTATGTGTGTATTAACAAATGTTTAAGCAGTTTAGATTGAATAAACCTGCACTTTTACAGGTTTTATCTTAAACCTGAATCAATTGATTTGGCCGCTTTAGGGACGACAAAACaagctgtgaaacaacatggcaCATTATCACCCTATAAAGTAACCTTCTACACATCCAACAGATAAAGCACAAAATTATTGACTCATGTTTCTGTCCACTTGATGACCTTAAGTCTGACAAACTACTTTTAGCTttagttttggtctccaccagctgctGAGGGAAATATTAAGGGATGCAcgatgttgtattttttttgctaatatctgatatgccgacatgtaacaactcatttgactgataactGATCCTGATATCGATTTATCCACTTCTTTACCCACTAATTTTAGTGATTATGAGATCTTTTCTTTAGGggaattaacatcataataTGAGACAGGTGGAGAGACGAAATACAATGTTTTCCAGTGTACATAATAttaattcattgtgcaaattaagaaaacagCATGTTAGCCAATTCTGAATATTGGCCAATACAGATGACCAACcgatattatcagcatgttggccaattctgcTATTTAAAATTATAGCCAATATCGGCTGCTACCAATGACATGCCAAAATGATTCTGCAACCCTAGAAATATTTGTCTCTTTAGCTCCGAAATACTACACTATGTTCATCTGTTAGCCTGTTAGCCGCTAATGTGTGCCATTCAgtgctgggcaggtagcatACAGTTGATTTATTTGAAACTTTTCATTTCAAATATGTACCTGGATGTTAGCTGATGAGAGCATGGATGTATAGAGAGAACTAGATACATCTTTGGAAGCGGGCAATCAGTCATTTCTATGAAAGTTGCCTCATGGAGCCAGAaagaaaaatgattaaaaatgatttaatcatgcggctcttctagactttccaaatgttatcggactgaatggatcatATCTCGATAGTGAAACAAGTAATTTCACGGGGGTTGTaacgctcaaaaaaatgtatttactgatTTTCAGGCATCTCTTTCTCAACATAAGTCCATGGAAAAAGTATTTTGGACTGGAAGTTGTAGTTCAGTGTTTGGCCAGTATGTAAGATTGGCTTCATGCTGGGCACTTTTACTGGGGGCTTGGATGAGAGCGTTAAGCGAGAACCAAAATAATGAAGTTGTggactgtaaaacaaaaactatgaGATGAAAGACGCTACAAAGTGCAGTAGAGCTGAAGAGGACTGTAATCTGCTAattattctgtgtttgtttgtcattaGGAGCGACATATcaaattatactttttttttttaactgacttATTGGCTTAATTGTATTCGAGCTTGTTGACTTGAAAATCTTGACTCATGTTAAATTATGTGTGTTCTAATCAAACTAACTCTgttattgattcattcattcatttgctcTTTATTGATTGAAAGAGCAAAGAGCCTGGAACCCCCGCGTCCTTTGCATCTAAAAATCTATTTAAATCctaattttcctttttaacaATTGTTTTTAAACCTCTTCAGCTACTTTCTTGTAATTAGAGGAGAAAACAACAGACTGGGTGGGAAGACGGTAAACATTGTCACTTTTGTGCTAGTTTGAATGGTTGAGGCCATGTTCATGGCTCCATGAACTTGAGGCTAACACCTTCCTCCTGTTATTTGGACTATTGCTCCTATCAGAGCCAAGAGGTgctgattgttttttattttttctctttagcaACCTGGAGGCCattatttttaagttaattGTGACTTGGCCACAGAGGAAGATAGTGCATATGGGAATAAAGAGATTATTCCAAAACGGAAAttgttttctgatgttattaCTCAGACTCATGTTTCTTCATTTCTCTCCGCCTCCCCCCTTCCTCTCTGTCCAGGATGAAAATGCGGCGGCACAGGGTGTTCTTGCTCTGCACAGTGGGCCTGTGCGTCATCTCCTTCCTCCACTACTACAAGGCCCTCCATTACGTCTCCCTGCTGCGCGAGCTCTCAGCCCCGTACCCCAACATCAAGTCCTTCATCATGGTCACCGGCTTCTTCTGGAGGGAGAAGGGTGTAGGCACCACCCCGCTCAGCCCCGCCTCACCTGAAGAAGCCCCTCCCCTACCCGTCCTCCGTCAACCGGACACCAAAGCTAGAGCTGTAGCGGGCGCtgtgggagggggaggaggaggtggaggaggaggagggatggggCTGGGGATCGGCGGAGTTATGGTTGGAGGTGCTGGGATCGTTGGCAGCGCAGGGCTGGAGATGAGGTTGAGGGAGGAGCCGGCGCCCCCTCACCCTTGGGAGAAACCAGAGGAGAATGAGCGGGGAGACACTCCGAATGAGGTAACTCTATATGCTCTGACATTATGTACaccaaacaaaaaagtaaatgcGACACTTTGGTTTTAGCTCCTTTTTTTTACGAGGTGAAATAAAGATTTTTCTATGCAAACAAAAACTTATTTCTCTGTGAGCAcgtttccaagataatccatccacctggcAGGTGTGGcttatcaagatgctgattaaacagcatgattacgacacaggtgtgccttggaaTGGTCCAAATAAAAGGCCACTCCAAAATCTGCAGTTTCATCACACAATaccacagatgtcacaagttttgagggagccttctgttagcatgctgactgcaAGAATGTCCaacagagctgttgcctgtgaactgaatgttcattttactACCATAAACCATCTCTAATGTTTCCAagaatttactggtccatccaACTGGCCTCACAACAGCAGAGCACTTGCAACCAGGCCAACTCGAGAACTCAACATTTGATTTCTTGACCCCCTTTCCACTTTCAAAACACAActtttcaagctggcatattCGGTCTTGatttaatggtgacacacatatAGTGAcctgcactgatgatgacttcgtgatgatgattttatacctgATATTTGAAAttagacatgtttttttctttatggaTGAATTCGCTGTAACCAAAACATGCATATCTGTGGCCCAAGTCTTGTGAAATCCATAGTTCAGAgtgtttaataaatgttttcaaGATAAAACTGCATATTTTAGAGTGCCCTTTAATTGTGACCAGCCCAAGGCAGGCGCACCTGTGTGGCAGTGTTGTtgctaatcagcatcttgatatgccgcacctgtcaggtggatggattatcttggcaaAGGAGGAGTGCTCattaacacagattttaacatatttatgcacaaaatttgagagaaacaaGGATTTTGTGTACATTGAAAAAGTGTTTCATCTTAAACTTATGAAACTGGGAGTGAAAACAAAAACTAGAtaatattaaatacaaaatgtgtgtgagttttGCACTCTGGTTGGCCGTatacaaaacataattttaatgAATTTCTACTTTGGGATGAACTTTAGATTCGTAAAATATTACCAGTAtcattttttacatatttaattaTGCACAGGTGgagtgtttatattttatattatccACATGCAGACAGTATTGAGTCCAGGATGTACAGAAAGGCTCCAGTTGCTCACTTAGGCTTTCTTACTGTCACTCATCTGCCACCTGCAGGAAGACAATGAGGGAGAGATGTTACTTTAGGAATCTTTGTTTTCCCAGCATACTTAAAATTAGTTTTTATGAAACAAAGTgagtaaaaacaacagaaatattgTTTCATAAGTATGCATTTTTAGAAAGACAGCAGAAAACCTAACAAGAAAAACAGAGTAATAAACACTGTTTGCTTTGAGGCAAGATATTTTCACAACCCTCTTGAGGTAATTCTAATGTAATATTACCTCACACGTTATTGATCGCGTTTCTTTTCTCATCTCTTCCTGCCATCATCCTGTTTTatcactctgtgtttttatcacGCTGCCTCCCTTTTTATTTCATCACTTTGCAAAtaatctccaacactcagcaagtTCTCACATCCGTGTTTATGGAACCTTTgagaccaaaaataaataaataacactcTGTAATCACTCGTCCTAGGTCATGTGGTGATGCACTGTCGCCAGTCAACACTAAAACGGTGTTTCACGGGAATTGCTTTCATACCAACGTAATGATAAGGTGTCATTGCTCGGTGATTGCAGCAGCTACACTTTTATGGATGTGTTTCTAAACATTAACTGCACACTGTTTGCCCTTATTTCATTCTGTCACATGTGATCTTTTTACAAGGTTACTTAGTAACCTGTTTACACTTGACAATGAGACAAGCACAAATGTTGTTACTGCACTTTAAAAGATGTGGGTAACTAACAGTCTTACCAAAGGTTTCTGAACGTACATTTATATACTCTTTATATCCAATCATGAATACCGACTTTGGCTTAGGCCATGATATAATAAATGTAGGGTAAGTTCTATGCAGAAGGAGCTACAACTTTGTAAGGCTGCCCTCTGAAAGTTGAAGATTCAAATcgtcagagacccctcagttgactgaCAAGTCAAGCAGTCATTCGTGTTTTGTCGGTCAGCGTGCATTGTACCTCTGCTCTGGGGACGTTTCAGTCCCAAGACATAGTTGCAGCATGAGCGTTTCTCGCTGTCACGCTGCACATCactacaggcagctgcagacacagacccaGGGTGAATCTGAGTGAGACCGAGGCAGCTGCCTGCCTGGTCAGGCTCCGAGATGACGTAATCTTCTGCcctctgcttagaagtggtgaatttacagctcacagcgaCTTGatacgatacagtctctggcttttgtttgacatttagtgttggcaaaaaatgttaTTGCATATTTTTGATTCACCTTTAGCGTAGTTAGCACGCATTAGCTCATTGGGCAAACTTGGCTTGCTTactacattgtgtaaatgtcactgtcacCCCGAAAATCCATCCGAAGCCGGATCAATGCCTCAAACGTGGTATGGAATATAATGTACAAATAGTCAAATATactgtagcttctttgcatgtGACATCTTACACTGGTGAGctgtccagatggagggcaggcaaTTGGAGGCGAAGACTACCAACACTGCATTAATGCCTGATTTGTGCTATTTAGGGCTGTGCTAATCAAATTGAAAATAGTACGATGTGAAGTGGagaagtaaaacaaaaagtcacTGAGAAACAGTGGCAGATGTGGATCAAAAACCTCTGTCTTCAGTCTGGAGGAGGGGAGTTAACTAATTTCAAATGTAAACGTTAAATGAACATGCCTGGAGCTGGATGCAATTACAATGTGCTGTAAGAACTTCTCAGTTTTTTTAGCCACAACCCAGATTTTTAACAGCGTTTCACCAGGCCTCTGGGAAGGGTTAACCTAGTAGGTAGGAAAGAGTAGCtaaagctagctaatgttagctagtaaCAGTAGCCTGATGGCtaagactgaaaaataaactatgctcaagcacatttactcacctGACCAAAAAGAAGACAGCAGTCGTTTAGTCATGGACCCCACGTAAAATAGTTATAGTCCACCAGATATTTGTATGCTTTCATTGACTTGCTGTGTAACATTAGTAACAGGAGGTCTGGTGGATAAAGTAATTTGTAACAAGGATTGTGTTTACACCGGGCAATTTGGTCAAACTATGAGACAAATTTCACATTTCCTTGTTTTGTATGGATCACGTCCAAcatgattttcatttttgtgatgatacctgctgcctgcaggttcTTACAACCCTTTTATATATTTTCCTCTATATCCAATTCACTGAGTATGTGGATTTATCACTTGCTGCCCTTTATCTTAATTTTGCGTGTCATAATAGCCACAtgattgcaaacaagctattcgtattgaacagccaaatctacAAACAATCTACTAACAAAATTCTGtgttgggtacagccctacaacTTTGTGGaagaaatcagaaaaaaagcaaaaataattttGGCCGATGTTTTGACTGTCGGAGATGGAGTTCcaaagtttttaatttaatggaTCATAAGTACAAGAATGCATTATTATTCTGAAAAGGATACATCTTGTCTCTTTCACTTCACCTAACTTTAAATTTGGTTCTATGGCCGCTCACATCAGTCCGAGAGTTAAGTTGAATGTTTGGGACGGGATCATGGTGCACTGACCCTCACTTTTGACAAGTCACCAACTTTGATCAGCTTCAGTTATCAGAATGGGCAAATTTGGTGAAAATCAGACCAGTTAAACGTGTAGTGTCCCCAGCTGTAATCTGCTGATCCCCGAAGACAATGAACggatattttttctttatttggtttcatttttttatcAAGCGGGAACTGGAAGTAGAACCCCTGCTCCAtcacatcgaaaggggtcaaTAGAGGTGGTTTTGGCATCTGAttgcagacccagaacacaccgGAGGggttacatatctcgtctggcctgggaatgcttCAGgattccccaggaggagctggaaagcgttgctggggagaggggcgCCTGGAgcactttgctcagcctgctgcccccgcgatcTGACTTCGGATAAGCGGttggaaatggatggatggaaattgCTGTCAATGTGCTAAGAACACTTTAAATTTTCACAGCAAAACGAAGCAGAGCACCATCATGTAAACTTTTGTCACGAGaacttttaaataaacatttggaAGTCACTGCAGGTGTCAACTGATGCGTAGGTGTTATTTGAAATTGTGGACAATAGTACAAAGCACTACCTTCATTAAAAAGTGCACTGGTCAGGAGTATAACTATGAATTCCAGTGTAGTAAtgtttcaatgtttttaccATGTCCTTCCTTCATTATGGCGTATGTGTGCAGCTCATAGCTAAAAATGTCAAGCTGTTTCATGGTGTACAATTCAGTTTATCAATGACAATGACATGTACTGGTTTCAGGCATTAATTTTAAAGGGAAGTTGACTTAATTCCCCTCTCTCttctttgtctgtctttttaGGAGAGAGCTGAAGACCACTTGAAGCAGCGGAGCGCCAGTCACCCAGCCCAAGATGCCGGGCCTGACCTCCCAGAGGTCCCATTTGTGGATAAAGAGCACCTGGACGCGTTGCTCAATAATCAGTTGCCAGACCCCATAGAATCCATGGGAGACCTCCACACCCGCAAATTCCAGCTTCAGGATGACAAAACACCGTACTTTGTCCGAACCAAAGCTGGGGCCCTTTGCTTCAGGCAGGGGACAGAGGTGGCTACCCCAAAGGAGTACTCTGGGAAATCAGGGGGGTCTGTGGCTAATGGAGCCGGGGATGGTGCCCGAGCTGCTGGGCAAAGGAAACCTCTGGAGGTCCAGCAGCAGCCCTCCGTAGCTCCAAAAGCCAAGACGAGGGTCAGGGGCAACGGGAAGCGGCTGGTTAAGTGTGTATGTCGGCCGGGATGGCACGGACCTTACTGTGGGGTTCCCACCATGGTGTACCACTCCAATTTGCCCACCAAGGAGAGGCTGACGCCCAGAGAGACCCCACGGAGGGTGATCAACGCCATCAATGTTAACCACGAGTTTGACCTGCTGCATGTGCGCTTTCATGAGCTCGCACAAGCAGTTGATGTATTCCTTATATGCGAATCCAACTTCACTGCCTATGGAGACAAACGGCCTCTGAGGTAAGACACCATATTTTggactggtgtgtgtgtatgtccacAGATTATACAAGCCATGCCCTTACGGCCGAGGTATATTTAAGCAAGATGTGTAATCCTCAACTGAGCTGCTCTGTGACCATCAGTAGATGATTCTTTTGGCCTGACAGTATGACGTTGTAAAATGGCATGCTCAGCAAACTTTAAACTGGATTAAAGAGGTAAGAGTATGACACAGTGATAAGACTTGTATCACAGAGCAGTAAAGAGAGTAGTAAATATGGTATAAAATCCTGGTCATGTCACATAAAGGCTTAATATCCATAAATTTTGTTCG
The window above is part of the Epinephelus moara isolate mb chromosome 5, YSFRI_EMoa_1.0, whole genome shotgun sequence genome. Proteins encoded here:
- the mgat3b gene encoding beta-1,4-mannosyl-glycoprotein 4-beta-N-acetylglucosaminyltransferase isoform X1 encodes the protein MGVITAFMSWTRRTWESQNQQQTPSRCLRFLCLMKMRRHRVFLLCTVGLCVISFLHYYKALHYVSLLRELSAPYPNIKSFIMVTGFFWREKGVGTTPLSPASPEEAPPLPVLRQPDTKARAVAGAVGGGGGGGGGGGMGLGIGGVMVGGAGIVGSAGLEMRLREEPAPPHPWEKPEENERGDTPNEERAEDHLKQRSASHPAQDAGPDLPEVPFVDKEHLDALLNNQLPDPIESMGDLHTRKFQLQDDKTPYFVRTKAGALCFRQGTEVATPKEYSGKSGGSVANGAGDGARAAGQRKPLEVQQQPSVAPKAKTRVRGNGKRLVKCVCRPGWHGPYCGVPTMVYHSNLPTKERLTPRETPRRVINAINVNHEFDLLHVRFHELAQAVDVFLICESNFTAYGDKRPLSFLRLLLNGTYDYIRHKILYVFLDHFPEGGRQDGWIADDYLRTYLTRNGMSRLIGIRPDDVFVINDADEIPAHEGLVFLKLFDGWTEPFAIHMRKSLYGFFWKQFGSLEVISGCTVEMLREVYDGDGIKLRRREYYTMPGFRKYENDTGHILVQWSVGSPFHFAGWHCSWCFTPQGIYFKLVSAQNGDFPRWGDYEDKRDLNYIRDLIRTGGWFDGSLQEYPPADPKEHMYAPKYMLEHYDRYRYLLENPYSKMSRLSEG
- the mgat3b gene encoding beta-1,4-mannosyl-glycoprotein 4-beta-N-acetylglucosaminyltransferase isoform X2; translation: MKMRRHRVFLLCTVGLCVISFLHYYKALHYVSLLRELSAPYPNIKSFIMVTGFFWREKGVGTTPLSPASPEEAPPLPVLRQPDTKARAVAGAVGGGGGGGGGGGMGLGIGGVMVGGAGIVGSAGLEMRLREEPAPPHPWEKPEENERGDTPNEERAEDHLKQRSASHPAQDAGPDLPEVPFVDKEHLDALLNNQLPDPIESMGDLHTRKFQLQDDKTPYFVRTKAGALCFRQGTEVATPKEYSGKSGGSVANGAGDGARAAGQRKPLEVQQQPSVAPKAKTRVRGNGKRLVKCVCRPGWHGPYCGVPTMVYHSNLPTKERLTPRETPRRVINAINVNHEFDLLHVRFHELAQAVDVFLICESNFTAYGDKRPLSFLRLLLNGTYDYIRHKILYVFLDHFPEGGRQDGWIADDYLRTYLTRNGMSRLIGIRPDDVFVINDADEIPAHEGLVFLKLFDGWTEPFAIHMRKSLYGFFWKQFGSLEVISGCTVEMLREVYDGDGIKLRRREYYTMPGFRKYENDTGHILVQWSVGSPFHFAGWHCSWCFTPQGIYFKLVSAQNGDFPRWGDYEDKRDLNYIRDLIRTGGWFDGSLQEYPPADPKEHMYAPKYMLEHYDRYRYLLENPYSKMSRLSEG